From a region of the Haloferax volcanii DS2 genome:
- a CDS encoding dodecin has translation MVFKKITLVGRSAESFDAAVDDAINRAEETLAGVHWVEVKELGVELASVETREYQAEVEVAFELEGEDGE, from the coding sequence ATGGTGTTCAAGAAAATCACCCTCGTCGGTCGGAGTGCAGAGAGTTTCGACGCCGCCGTCGACGACGCGATTAACCGCGCGGAGGAGACGCTCGCGGGCGTCCACTGGGTCGAAGTAAAGGAACTCGGCGTCGAACTCGCGTCCGTCGAGACGCGAGAGTACCAAGCCGAGGTCGAAGTCGCGTTCGAACTCGAAGGGGAAGACGGCGAGTAG
- a CDS encoding helix-turn-helix transcriptional regulator: MSSWIGDGDEDAADAFETVGRRRQILQALSTESLSKAELVRTLSVSRSTVDRGVERLVGLGLVERSNGRFVATSAGRVALETHDEAIRAMANVLGAVPVLDHLPESVEPPPSLFREAVVCTGDLSEMERRAPLDFDINEVTELAGFNGPFLFSNWPEAREQLTRLGDSVTLVLSAESLDWLSNRYPDDLDAMVDAGVRVAAVDEDPTFGVVVMDRPTTASVTLVVYDHMGAPEALVVSYEPSAVAWGRRLVAARAETARPYRPDE, encoded by the coding sequence ATGTCGAGTTGGATCGGTGATGGAGACGAGGACGCCGCCGACGCGTTCGAGACGGTCGGCCGTCGCCGGCAGATTCTCCAAGCGCTCTCGACGGAGTCACTTTCGAAGGCCGAACTGGTCCGCACGCTCTCGGTCTCTCGGTCCACCGTCGACCGCGGCGTCGAGCGACTCGTCGGGCTCGGTCTCGTCGAGCGGTCGAACGGCAGGTTCGTCGCCACGAGCGCGGGTCGAGTCGCGCTAGAGACGCACGACGAAGCGATTCGGGCGATGGCGAACGTGCTCGGCGCGGTACCCGTGCTCGACCACCTCCCCGAGTCGGTCGAGCCGCCACCCTCGCTGTTCCGCGAGGCGGTCGTCTGTACCGGCGACCTCTCGGAGATGGAACGGCGCGCACCGCTCGATTTCGATATCAACGAGGTGACGGAGCTCGCCGGCTTCAACGGCCCGTTTCTGTTCAGTAACTGGCCCGAGGCGCGCGAGCAGCTCACCCGGCTCGGCGACAGCGTCACGCTCGTCCTCTCCGCGGAGTCGCTCGACTGGCTCTCGAACCGCTATCCCGACGACCTCGACGCCATGGTCGACGCCGGCGTCCGCGTGGCCGCGGTCGACGAGGACCCGACGTTCGGCGTCGTGGTCATGGACCGACCGACGACGGCCTCCGTCACGCTCGTCGTCTACGACCACATGGGCGCTCCGGAGGCGCTAGTCGTGAGCTACGAGCCCTCGGCCGTGGCGTGGGGTCGCAGACTCGTCGCGGCGCGCGCCGAGACCGCGCGCCCGTATCGGCCCGACGAGTGA
- a CDS encoding universal stress protein codes for MTRVVVPVRYPLSKHSRATLEEAVRVSRERDAELTVLHVDLYQSNRGVTRTELKRAVEAEFGPLVRARYVVRRGFLVEETILEEVAAEEADIVVIGSKQASRWRRMLRRFLDDPDIDVFLREKLDCTVITVRADD; via the coding sequence ATGACACGGGTCGTGGTCCCGGTTCGGTACCCGCTCTCGAAGCACTCCCGGGCGACGCTCGAAGAGGCCGTCCGCGTCTCGCGCGAGCGCGACGCCGAACTGACGGTCCTCCACGTCGACCTCTACCAGTCGAACCGCGGCGTGACGCGGACCGAACTCAAGCGGGCGGTCGAAGCCGAGTTCGGGCCGCTCGTCCGCGCGCGCTACGTCGTCCGTCGGGGATTCCTCGTCGAGGAGACGATTCTCGAAGAGGTCGCCGCCGAGGAGGCCGACATCGTCGTCATCGGGTCGAAACAGGCGAGCCGCTGGCGGCGGATGCTCCGCCGGTTCCTCGACGACCCCGACATCGACGTGTTCCTCCGCGAAAAGCTCGACTGCACGGTCATCACCGTCCGCGCCGACGACTGA
- a CDS encoding FAD-binding and (Fe-S)-binding domain-containing protein gives MSGDGPSRATRITAETDGERRGDFQRFQESRDYDVADVAEHADLAADLRDVVSGEVRFDEYAQVLYATDGSIYRARPAGVVIPRDEDDVRAAVRTAAEHDVPVLPRGAGSSLAGQTVGPDCVVVDCSKYMDEIVRVDPDARRARVQPGVVQDDLDDRLADHGLKFAPDPASSNRATVGGGIGNNSTGAHSVRYGITDAYTEELRVVLADGSVVHTRDVVVGSDEWDRIVGKDDREAALYRTVLGLVEDHEEEIERRYPSLKRSVSGYNLHKVVSETDDGETVVNLSKLFVGAEGTLGVVVEATVSLVTVPEETALVLYAYDDLVEAMAAVPDALDFDASAVELMDDEVLRMAAESSEYAQYVEEIPDGTAATLMLEFDSELHDDFEAVIREANDHFLRDGDPGSAAGDESTAAGDADDGGAFEAIEAYTPAAQADLWKLRKAAIPLLMSLPGDPKPYPFIEDASVPPEELAEYVQSFEDVLEDHGTSAAYFAHAGSGTLHIRPILNLKENEGIEKMRAITDDVTDLVLDHRGAFSGEHGDGMARTEWNPKMYGPELWGAFKELKTAFDPEWRMNPGNVVYRDGSDDLGPDGDRGVGADMRENLRYGAAYRSIEPATTLDFSDEGGFSHLVELCNGCGTCRQTGSETMCPTYRASKDEAETTRGRANMLRAAISGDLSDDEIHSDRFQEEVLDLCVGCKGCQNDCPTGVDLAKLKAEVKHAHHAEAGASLRERLFANIDRLAGVGSALAPVSNWAAELPGARAAMERLAGVAADRALPSFTRDTLESWMDGRRPRVPASEADHRVLLFPDTYTNYVTPEIGKAAVRVLEATGVHVRLAEGVGPSGRAAYSGGFLDLARRRAGHNVETLRPSVENGWSVVFVEPSDAVMFQDEYADLLPDDAVAPVAAAASGVMEFLDAHRLDENLPIRGRSADGDDAAGPVASAVADGGTLGSLTYHGHCNQKALNKDHHAVGVLRRVGYEVDPLDSSCCGMAGSFGYEAEHYDLSKAMGDILLEQVDDSQGDEVVAPGASCRTQLEDRDDAARRPPHPIEKVAQALSG, from the coding sequence ATGTCTGGTGACGGCCCTTCACGGGCGACACGAATCACGGCGGAGACGGACGGCGAGAGACGGGGGGACTTCCAACGATTTCAGGAGTCGCGCGACTACGACGTGGCGGACGTGGCCGAACACGCCGACCTCGCCGCCGACCTCCGGGACGTGGTCTCCGGCGAGGTGCGATTCGACGAGTACGCGCAGGTGTTGTACGCGACCGACGGCTCGATTTACCGGGCGCGCCCGGCGGGCGTGGTCATCCCCCGCGACGAAGACGACGTGCGCGCCGCGGTGCGGACGGCGGCCGAACACGACGTGCCCGTGCTCCCGCGTGGGGCGGGGTCGTCGCTGGCGGGACAGACCGTCGGCCCCGACTGTGTCGTCGTCGACTGCTCGAAGTACATGGACGAAATCGTCCGCGTGGACCCCGACGCGCGGCGGGCGCGGGTCCAACCCGGCGTGGTGCAGGACGACCTCGACGACCGCCTCGCGGACCACGGCCTGAAGTTCGCGCCGGACCCCGCCTCCTCGAACCGAGCGACCGTGGGCGGCGGCATCGGCAACAACTCCACGGGCGCGCACTCGGTCCGCTACGGCATCACCGACGCTTACACCGAGGAGTTGCGGGTCGTCCTCGCGGACGGGTCGGTCGTCCACACCCGCGATGTGGTCGTCGGGAGCGACGAGTGGGACCGCATCGTCGGCAAGGACGACCGCGAGGCCGCCCTCTACCGGACCGTTCTCGGCCTCGTCGAGGACCACGAGGAGGAAATCGAGCGCCGGTATCCGAGCCTCAAGCGGTCGGTGTCGGGCTACAACCTCCACAAAGTCGTCTCCGAGACCGACGACGGCGAGACGGTCGTCAACCTCTCGAAGCTGTTCGTCGGCGCGGAGGGCACTCTCGGCGTCGTCGTCGAGGCCACCGTGTCGCTCGTGACGGTCCCCGAGGAGACGGCGCTCGTCCTCTACGCCTACGACGACCTCGTGGAGGCGATGGCCGCGGTCCCCGACGCGCTGGACTTCGACGCCAGCGCGGTCGAACTCATGGACGACGAGGTGTTGCGGATGGCCGCCGAGTCCAGCGAGTACGCGCAGTACGTCGAGGAGATTCCCGACGGGACGGCGGCGACCCTGATGCTGGAGTTCGACTCCGAACTGCACGACGACTTCGAGGCCGTGATTCGCGAGGCGAACGACCACTTCCTGCGAGACGGCGACCCCGGGTCGGCGGCGGGCGACGAGTCGACGGCGGCGGGCGACGCCGACGACGGCGGCGCGTTCGAGGCCATCGAGGCGTACACGCCCGCGGCGCAGGCCGACCTCTGGAAACTTCGCAAGGCGGCGATACCGCTTCTCATGTCGCTGCCGGGCGACCCGAAGCCCTACCCGTTCATCGAGGACGCGAGCGTCCCGCCCGAGGAGTTGGCGGAGTACGTCCAGTCGTTCGAAGACGTGTTAGAGGACCACGGCACGTCGGCCGCGTACTTCGCCCACGCCGGGTCGGGGACGCTCCACATCCGCCCGATTCTGAACCTCAAGGAGAACGAGGGCATCGAGAAGATGCGCGCCATCACCGACGACGTGACCGACCTCGTGTTGGACCACCGCGGGGCCTTTTCGGGCGAGCACGGCGACGGAATGGCCCGGACCGAGTGGAACCCGAAGATGTACGGCCCCGAACTCTGGGGCGCGTTCAAGGAACTGAAGACCGCCTTCGACCCCGAGTGGCGCATGAACCCCGGCAACGTCGTCTACCGCGACGGCTCCGACGACCTCGGGCCGGACGGCGACCGCGGCGTCGGCGCGGACATGCGCGAGAACCTCCGGTACGGCGCGGCCTACCGGTCCATCGAGCCAGCGACGACGCTCGACTTCTCGGACGAGGGCGGATTCTCGCACCTCGTCGAACTCTGTAACGGTTGCGGTACCTGCCGGCAGACCGGGTCGGAGACGATGTGTCCGACCTACCGCGCCTCGAAGGACGAAGCCGAGACGACCCGCGGCCGGGCCAATATGCTCCGCGCGGCCATCTCAGGCGACCTCTCGGACGACGAGATCCACTCCGACCGCTTCCAAGAGGAGGTGCTCGACCTCTGTGTCGGCTGTAAGGGCTGTCAGAACGACTGTCCGACCGGCGTCGACTTGGCGAAGCTCAAAGCCGAGGTGAAACACGCCCACCACGCCGAGGCGGGCGCGTCGCTCCGCGAGCGCCTGTTCGCCAACATCGACCGGCTGGCCGGCGTCGGCAGCGCGCTCGCGCCCGTCTCGAACTGGGCGGCCGAACTCCCGGGCGCGCGGGCCGCGATGGAACGACTCGCGGGCGTCGCCGCCGACCGGGCGCTCCCCTCGTTCACCCGCGACACGCTCGAATCGTGGATGGACGGGCGACGGCCCCGCGTCCCGGCGAGCGAGGCCGACCACCGCGTCCTCCTGTTTCCCGACACCTACACGAACTACGTCACGCCTGAAATCGGGAAGGCCGCGGTTCGCGTGCTGGAGGCCACCGGCGTCCACGTCCGCCTCGCGGAGGGCGTCGGTCCGAGCGGCCGGGCCGCCTACTCCGGCGGTTTCCTCGACCTCGCGCGACGGCGCGCGGGTCACAACGTCGAGACGCTCCGCCCGTCGGTCGAAAACGGCTGGTCGGTCGTCTTCGTCGAGCCCTCGGACGCGGTGATGTTCCAAGACGAGTACGCCGACCTGCTGCCGGACGACGCGGTCGCCCCGGTCGCCGCGGCCGCCTCAGGGGTCATGGAGTTCCTCGACGCCCACCGGCTGGACGAGAACCTCCCGATTCGCGGGCGCTCGGCCGACGGCGACGACGCGGCCGGACCCGTCGCCTCCGCGGTCGCTGACGGCGGTACCCTCGGGTCCCTCACCTACCACGGCCACTGCAACCAGAAGGCGCTGAACAAGGACCACCACGCGGTGGGCGTCCTCCGGCGGGTCGGCTACGAGGTCGACCCCCTGGACTCGAGCTGCTGCGGCATGGCCGGGAGCTTCGGCTACGAGGCCGAACACTACGACCTCTCGAAGGCCATGGGAGACATCCTGCTCGAGCAGGTCGACGACAGTCAGGGCGACGAGGTGGTCGCCCCCGGCGCGTCGTGTCGGACGCAACTCGAAGACAGGGACGACGCGGCGCGGCGACCGCCGCACCCGATAGAGAAGGTCGCGCAGGCGCTGTCGGGCTGA
- a CDS encoding HesB/IscA family protein, translated as MSTESASGGGDMAVTVTPAAADEAVSLLEGESMDTDVAGLRLFVQQGGCAGLSYGMRFDNEPEDDDTVVEQHGLRVFVDPASMNYIGGSTLDFEGGLQGAGFHVNNPNAESSCGCGESFRT; from the coding sequence ATGAGCACGGAATCCGCGAGTGGCGGCGGCGATATGGCGGTCACGGTCACGCCCGCGGCCGCGGACGAAGCCGTCTCCCTCCTCGAAGGGGAGTCGATGGACACCGACGTGGCCGGACTTCGGCTGTTCGTCCAGCAGGGCGGCTGCGCCGGTCTGTCCTACGGGATGCGCTTCGACAACGAACCGGAAGACGACGACACGGTCGTCGAACAGCACGGCCTCCGCGTGTTCGTCGACCCCGCGAGCATGAACTACATCGGCGGTTCGACCCTCGACTTCGAGGGCGGCCTGCAAGGCGCGGGCTTCCACGTCAACAACCCGAACGCCGAGAGCAGCTGCGGCTGCGGCGAGTCGTTCCGGACGTAG
- a CDS encoding DUF5816 domain-containing protein, with amino-acid sequence MAELQTQTVSSGKTVFVATDEPERGSKGPFYVVYSTEDAENRWGYLCGNCDSFDTAMDTMARIECNNCGNVRKPEEWDAAHE; translated from the coding sequence ATGGCCGAACTCCAGACCCAGACCGTATCGAGCGGTAAGACCGTCTTCGTCGCCACCGACGAGCCCGAACGCGGCTCGAAGGGACCGTTCTACGTCGTCTATTCGACCGAGGACGCCGAGAACCGATGGGGCTACCTCTGCGGCAACTGCGACTCGTTCGACACCGCGATGGACACGATGGCCCGCATCGAGTGCAACAACTGCGGGAACGTCCGCAAACCCGAGGAGTGGGACGCCGCTCACGAGTAG
- the hisD gene encoding histidinol dehydrogenase translates to MEVRELADLGTDARRAFFERDAGVGEVQSDVRDIVERVRREGDVAVREFSNEFDGVQVGNIDVTDAAERAYDEIDDDVREAIEAAAANVREFHEKQVPEDWHEEFGDVGTRELGRRYRPLDRVGVYAPGGTAAYPSSVLMGVIPAKVAGVEHVAVATPPAEPMNPVTLAAMHVAGADAVYSVGGAQGIAALAYGTETVKAVQKVVGPGNKWVTAAKAEVRGDVDIDFLAGPSEVLVVADETAEARFVAADLVAQAEHDPNASVVAVTDDADLAAEVVAEVERQAGERERAETIEAALEGDASGVLLARSMSEAVLFAEEYAAEHLTIQADDDEALLDRIDSAGSVFLGPYTPVAAGDYASGTNHVLPTGGGAKRQGGLSVDHFVRSTTVQRLDRDGLSELSETITTLAEAEGLDAHAQSVRERFEE, encoded by the coding sequence ATCGAGGTTCGCGAACTGGCCGACCTCGGCACCGACGCCCGCCGCGCCTTCTTCGAGCGGGACGCCGGCGTCGGGGAGGTCCAGTCCGACGTGCGCGACATCGTCGAGCGCGTCCGCCGAGAGGGCGACGTTGCGGTCCGGGAGTTCTCAAACGAGTTCGACGGCGTCCAGGTCGGCAACATCGACGTGACCGACGCCGCCGAGCGCGCCTACGACGAAATCGACGACGACGTGCGCGAGGCCATCGAGGCCGCCGCGGCGAACGTCCGCGAGTTCCACGAAAAACAGGTCCCCGAGGACTGGCACGAGGAGTTCGGCGACGTCGGCACCCGCGAACTCGGGCGTCGGTACCGCCCGCTCGACCGGGTCGGCGTCTACGCCCCCGGCGGCACCGCCGCCTACCCCTCGAGCGTCCTGATGGGCGTCATTCCCGCGAAGGTCGCGGGGGTCGAACACGTCGCGGTCGCCACGCCGCCCGCGGAGCCGATGAACCCCGTCACGCTCGCCGCGATGCACGTCGCGGGCGCGGACGCGGTCTACTCGGTCGGCGGCGCGCAGGGCATCGCCGCGCTCGCCTACGGCACGGAGACGGTGAAGGCCGTCCAGAAGGTCGTCGGCCCGGGCAACAAGTGGGTCACCGCGGCGAAGGCCGAGGTCCGCGGCGACGTTGACATCGACTTCCTCGCCGGTCCCTCCGAGGTGCTCGTCGTGGCCGACGAGACGGCCGAGGCGCGGTTCGTCGCCGCCGACCTCGTCGCGCAGGCCGAACACGACCCGAACGCGTCGGTCGTCGCCGTCACCGACGACGCCGACCTCGCCGCCGAGGTCGTCGCGGAGGTAGAGCGACAGGCGGGCGAGCGCGAGCGCGCGGAGACCATCGAGGCGGCGCTCGAAGGCGACGCGTCGGGCGTCCTCCTCGCGCGGTCGATGTCCGAGGCGGTGCTGTTCGCCGAGGAGTACGCCGCCGAGCACCTGACGATTCAGGCCGACGACGACGAGGCGCTGTTGGACCGCATCGACTCCGCGGGGAGCGTCTTCCTCGGCCCGTACACGCCCGTCGCGGCCGGCGACTACGCCTCCGGGACGAACCACGTCCTCCCGACCGGCGGCGGCGCGAAGCGACAGGGCGGCCTCTCGGTGGACCACTTCGTCCGCTCGACGACGGTCCAGCGCCTCGACCGCGACGGGCTGTCGGAGCTTTCCGAGACGATTACGACGCTCGCGGAGGCGGAGGGCCTCGACGCCCACGCCCAGAGCGTCCGCGAGCGGTTCGAAGAGTGA
- a CDS encoding pyridoxal-phosphate-dependent aminotransferase family protein, protein MGPGPSDVHPRVLRAMSTPLVGHLDPSFIEVMNEVQELMRYTFRTDNKWTIPVSGTGSASMEAAIGNLVEPGDTMLVPTNGYFGGRMESMAERAGGEVVHVDAPWGEPLDSADVQDAFDEHQPDVFGFVHAETSTGVKQPSVPELTSIAHDHDALVVADTVTSLGGVELEADDWGIDVAYSGPQKCLSCPPGASPLTLNDRAMDKVLSREEPTRSWYLDLSLLEGYWGDDRSYHHTAPITNVYAIREALRLVAEEGIEERWARHRRVAGALKAGVEAMGLGLNPEDEYWLPSLNAVLVPDGVDAGAAIDYVLDHYDLEIAGGLGALAGDIFRVGCMGHSARPENVSFLLTALGEALEAQGADVDPEAGFAAMREALNQ, encoded by the coding sequence ATGGGCCCCGGCCCGAGCGACGTTCACCCGCGCGTCCTCCGCGCGATGTCCACGCCGCTCGTCGGCCACCTCGACCCGTCGTTTATCGAGGTCATGAACGAGGTGCAGGAGCTCATGCGCTACACGTTCCGCACCGACAACAAGTGGACGATTCCGGTCTCGGGGACCGGGTCGGCGTCGATGGAGGCGGCCATCGGCAACCTCGTCGAACCGGGTGACACGATGCTCGTCCCGACGAACGGCTACTTCGGCGGGCGCATGGAGTCGATGGCCGAGCGCGCCGGCGGCGAGGTCGTCCACGTCGACGCGCCGTGGGGCGAGCCGCTCGACTCCGCGGACGTACAGGACGCCTTCGACGAGCACCAGCCGGACGTGTTCGGGTTCGTCCACGCCGAGACCTCGACGGGCGTGAAACAGCCGAGCGTCCCCGAACTGACGAGCATCGCCCACGACCACGACGCGCTCGTCGTCGCCGACACCGTCACCTCGCTCGGCGGGGTCGAACTCGAAGCCGACGACTGGGGCATCGACGTGGCCTACTCCGGCCCGCAGAAGTGCCTGTCGTGCCCGCCGGGCGCGAGCCCGCTGACGCTCAACGACCGCGCGATGGACAAGGTGCTCTCGCGGGAGGAACCCACCCGCTCGTGGTACCTCGACCTGTCGCTGCTGGAGGGCTACTGGGGCGACGACCGCTCGTACCACCACACCGCGCCCATCACCAACGTCTACGCCATCCGCGAGGCGCTCCGACTGGTCGCGGAGGAAGGCATCGAGGAGCGGTGGGCGCGTCACCGTCGGGTCGCGGGCGCGCTGAAAGCCGGCGTCGAGGCGATGGGTCTCGGTCTCAACCCCGAAGACGAGTACTGGCTGCCGAGCCTCAACGCGGTGCTCGTCCCCGACGGCGTGGACGCCGGCGCGGCAATCGACTACGTGCTCGACCACTACGACCTCGAAATCGCCGGCGGCCTCGGCGCGCTCGCGGGCGACATCTTCCGCGTCGGCTGCATGGGCCACTCGGCGCGGCCGGAGAACGTCTCGTTCCTCCTGACCGCCCTCGGAGAGGCGCTCGAAGCGCAGGGCGCGGACGTGGACCCCGAAGCCGGCTTCGCCGCCATGCGCGAAGCGCTGAACCAGTAA
- a CDS encoding bifunctional metallophosphatase/5'-nucleotidase, with product MPRLLHYSDIENVFDDTERAGRLAGCVSALDGDDTLVVGTGDNTAPGVLSLVERGGQALDFYDAVDADLETFGNHDFDYGPSRTRELVAASRPTWVTSNVHGEDGGRFAAAGGTVPRTTREVDGLTLGFFGVTDPATGTINPEAADVGFSDPYAAAADAAAALRDDGADLVVALSHLGSGDDELVARCDVDLVLGGHVHAERDDVVDGVPIVRPGANGHVVWEVRVAADRIETVRHRTAEYRADEGLVAALAGRVDAAGLDEVLCRIDRPMDRAEETVAAGECRVGNAIADAYRWATGADVGLQNSGGIRSGPPIGPEVTHADLVSLVPFEEHLVVAEVTGTELLAAFGAARGAEMGFGEPDWWHAHVSGARIVWDDDRDEVVAAFVGGEPIDPEASYTVATSDYLLHSTQEFPAITQAHRGGEFEIQHDALARYAREVGFDAAVEGRIERRSASRADD from the coding sequence ATGCCTCGGCTCCTCCACTACTCCGACATCGAGAACGTCTTCGACGACACCGAGCGCGCCGGCCGCCTCGCGGGTTGCGTCAGCGCCCTCGACGGCGACGACACGCTCGTGGTCGGCACCGGCGACAACACCGCGCCGGGCGTCCTCTCGCTCGTCGAGCGCGGCGGACAGGCGCTCGACTTCTACGACGCCGTGGACGCCGACCTCGAAACGTTCGGCAACCACGACTTCGACTACGGGCCGAGCCGGACCCGCGAACTCGTCGCCGCGAGCCGGCCGACGTGGGTCACGAGCAACGTCCACGGCGAGGACGGCGGCCGGTTCGCCGCCGCCGGGGGAACCGTCCCGCGAACGACCCGAGAGGTGGACGGGCTGACCCTCGGCTTCTTCGGCGTCACCGACCCCGCGACCGGCACTATCAACCCGGAGGCGGCCGACGTCGGCTTCTCCGACCCCTACGCGGCCGCCGCCGACGCGGCCGCCGCACTCAGGGACGACGGCGCGGACCTCGTCGTCGCGCTCTCGCACCTCGGCAGCGGCGACGACGAACTGGTCGCCCGGTGCGACGTGGACCTCGTCCTCGGCGGCCACGTCCACGCCGAGCGCGACGACGTGGTCGACGGCGTGCCAATCGTCCGCCCCGGCGCGAACGGCCACGTCGTCTGGGAGGTCCGCGTCGCCGCCGACAGAATCGAGACGGTCCGCCACCGGACCGCCGAGTACCGGGCCGACGAGGGGCTGGTCGCGGCGCTGGCGGGTCGAGTCGACGCCGCCGGCCTCGACGAGGTGCTCTGTCGAATCGACCGCCCCATGGACCGCGCCGAAGAGACCGTCGCGGCCGGCGAGTGCCGCGTCGGCAACGCCATCGCCGACGCCTACCGCTGGGCGACCGGCGCGGACGTGGGGCTGCAGAACAGCGGCGGCATCCGCTCCGGCCCGCCCATCGGTCCCGAGGTGACCCACGCCGACCTCGTGAGCCTCGTCCCCTTCGAGGAGCACCTCGTCGTCGCCGAGGTGACCGGCACGGAGCTACTGGCGGCGTTCGGGGCCGCCCGCGGGGCCGAGATGGGATTCGGCGAACCGGACTGGTGGCACGCCCACGTCAGCGGCGCGCGCATCGTCTGGGACGACGACCGCGACGAGGTCGTCGCGGCGTTCGTCGGCGGCGAGCCAATCGACCCAGAGGCGAGCTACACCGTCGCCACGAGCGACTACCTGCTCCACAGCACACAGGAGTTCCCGGCCATCACGCAGGCCCACCGGGGCGGCGAGTTCGAGATTCAACACGACGCGCTGGCGCGCTACGCCCGCGAGGTCGGCTTCGACGCCGCCGTCGAGGGGCGCATCGAGCGCCGGTCGGCCAGCCGCGCCGACGACTGA
- a CDS encoding DUF7116 family protein translates to MAQASMPPVQEARSIFGRLGYSVSGDGPDMLAERKWRTVHVTALSSREATECRPVLADGGTETPYRFRCFVTWDDHISALRERLRGIDLPYEWAIIGVSNGGGNDYEVVHGTNT, encoded by the coding sequence ATGGCCCAGGCTTCGATGCCTCCTGTTCAGGAGGCTCGGTCGATATTCGGCCGGCTCGGCTACTCCGTCTCGGGGGACGGACCCGATATGCTGGCCGAACGCAAGTGGCGTACGGTCCACGTGACCGCACTGAGTTCGCGCGAAGCGACTGAATGCCGTCCGGTGCTCGCAGACGGCGGCACCGAGACACCGTATCGGTTCCGCTGCTTCGTGACGTGGGACGACCACATCAGCGCGCTTCGAGAGCGGCTTCGCGGTATCGACCTTCCATACGAGTGGGCAATCATCGGCGTGTCGAACGGTGGTGGGAACGACTACGAGGTCGTTCACGGCACGAACACGTAA
- a CDS encoding Nramp family divalent metal transporter, whose translation MRPSLRELLSYLGPGFIISVAYMDPGNWATNISGGAKFGPALLWVIVLASVMAMGIQVLAAKLGIATGKGVAQLCRERFSGPVVVLLWAAAELAMVATDMAEIIGAAIGFSLVFSLPLWAGSVLAAVSSFALLGVRTAHKRGFRWVELTIMSLVGVIALAFVFEMALARPTASTVASGLVPTVPNASALYVAIGILGATVMPHSVYLHPYIVQDRRDRLIESDGDTEAVHRRHFRLERLDTVVALFGAMFVNAAMLIVAAAALQGTGIETLEEAYVTLSGVFGANASLAFGVALIAAGLSSSLVATMAGQTVMDGFLDLDINVWLRRSVTLVPSLLIVAAGFDPTSVLVASQVALSFELPFVLIPLLWFTHEASLMGNFRNRATTTGVLGVAIAVIVALNGWLLYSTLLG comes from the coding sequence ATGCGCCCCTCGCTCCGCGAACTGCTCTCGTATCTCGGCCCCGGTTTTATCATCAGCGTCGCCTACATGGACCCCGGAAACTGGGCGACAAACATCTCGGGCGGCGCGAAGTTCGGCCCCGCCCTGCTGTGGGTCATCGTCCTCGCCAGCGTCATGGCGATGGGGATTCAGGTGCTCGCCGCCAAACTCGGCATCGCCACCGGGAAGGGCGTGGCACAGCTCTGCCGGGAGCGCTTTTCGGGGCCCGTCGTCGTGCTTCTGTGGGCCGCCGCGGAACTGGCGATGGTCGCCACCGACATGGCCGAAATCATCGGGGCCGCCATCGGGTTCAGCCTCGTTTTCTCCCTGCCGCTGTGGGCCGGATCCGTCCTCGCGGCGGTGAGCTCGTTCGCCCTGCTCGGCGTTCGGACCGCACACAAACGGGGGTTCCGCTGGGTCGAACTCACCATCATGTCGCTCGTCGGCGTCATCGCCCTCGCGTTCGTCTTCGAGATGGCGCTGGCGAGACCGACCGCTTCGACCGTCGCCTCCGGCCTCGTCCCGACCGTCCCGAACGCCTCGGCGCTGTACGTCGCCATCGGCATCCTCGGCGCGACCGTGATGCCGCACAGCGTCTATCTCCACCCGTACATCGTACAGGACCGCCGCGACCGGCTCATCGAGTCCGACGGCGACACCGAGGCCGTCCACCGCCGCCACTTCCGGCTGGAGCGCCTCGATACCGTCGTCGCGCTCTTCGGCGCGATGTTCGTGAACGCCGCGATGCTCATCGTCGCCGCCGCCGCGCTTCAGGGGACGGGCATCGAGACGCTCGAAGAGGCGTACGTCACCCTCAGCGGCGTCTTCGGGGCGAACGCGAGCCTCGCGTTCGGCGTCGCGCTCATCGCCGCCGGGCTCTCGTCGTCGCTCGTGGCGACGATGGCCGGCCAGACCGTCATGGACGGCTTTCTGGACCTCGACATCAACGTCTGGCTCCGGCGGTCGGTCACGCTCGTGCCGAGTCTCCTCATCGTCGCCGCGGGCTTCGACCCCACGTCGGTGCTCGTCGCCTCGCAGGTCGCGCTGAGCTTCGAGCTCCCGTTCGTCCTGATTCCGCTCCTCTGGTTCACCCACGAGGCGTCGCTGATGGGAAACTTCCGCAACCGGGCGACCACGACCGGCGTCCTCGGCGTCGCCATCGCCGTTATCGTGGCCCTGAACGGTTGGCTCCTGTACTCGACGCTCCTCGGGTGA